The Sphingobium yanoikuyae genome contains a region encoding:
- a CDS encoding YoaK family protein — protein sequence MNRYARSVWGLAACFSALAGFVDALGFLYLGGFFVSFMSGNSTRLAVGLSEHVADALTAGGLIASFVVGVMLGSLCGRTIRRARHGALMYLIAAMLTAASLLAAADATWAAAAALAMAMGAENALFEHDGEVQIGLTYMTGTLVKLGQRLLSALMGGDRFGWVPYLLLWLGLLAGAVLGAILFGVIGHQAIWVAAASALLLGIALHRRDVSLTPSAKAPRQ from the coding sequence TCCGCGCTCGCCGGCTTTGTCGACGCGCTCGGCTTCCTCTATCTCGGCGGCTTCTTCGTCTCATTCATGAGCGGCAACTCCACGCGGCTTGCCGTCGGCTTGAGCGAGCATGTCGCAGACGCCCTGACCGCCGGCGGGCTGATCGCATCCTTTGTCGTGGGCGTCATGCTCGGCTCGCTGTGCGGACGAACCATCAGGCGCGCCCGCCATGGTGCGCTCATGTACCTCATCGCGGCCATGCTGACTGCCGCCTCGTTGCTTGCGGCGGCCGACGCGACCTGGGCTGCGGCCGCGGCGCTCGCCATGGCGATGGGCGCAGAAAATGCCCTGTTCGAACATGATGGCGAGGTACAGATCGGCCTCACCTATATGACCGGCACGCTGGTGAAGCTGGGCCAGCGCCTGTTGTCCGCGCTCATGGGCGGCGACCGGTTCGGATGGGTTCCCTATCTCCTGCTATGGCTCGGCCTCCTGGCGGGCGCGGTGCTGGGCGCCATCCTGTTCGGCGTCATCGGCCACCAGGCCATCTGGGTTGCCGCCGCCTCGGCCTTGCTGCTCGGCATCGCTCTCCATCGCCGCGACGTGAGCCTGACCCCCTCCGCGAAGGCGCCGCGCCAATGA
- a CDS encoding fused MFS/spermidine synthase produces the protein MTDGGGVGPSIDLELFHDMVFDLRFDQPAPGSNLEGRFQGAGNIPIALDAPFGETGPMLFRFGDMLSLLFDWTTVQSGMRISDPDHLLFDYTRMMMGFRLFRPAPRKIEMIGLGGGSLAKACYRCLPQCDITVVEIDPAVIALREQFHIPPDNDRFRVICADGLDYILSAPGAPDILILDGFDSRGLPPALSERSFYDSCRDRLGRNGLLVANLCDNAMAFATLERRIGASFENRTIVLPAENGGNRVVFASIDPGFPPARQTVRGHLPDTDVVDYDAKAGRVVRALARASLKVPRTEH, from the coding sequence ATGACCGACGGGGGCGGGGTAGGGCCGTCGATCGATCTCGAGCTGTTTCACGACATGGTCTTCGATCTGCGGTTCGATCAGCCCGCGCCAGGCAGCAATCTTGAGGGCCGCTTCCAGGGAGCAGGGAACATCCCGATCGCGCTCGACGCGCCTTTTGGCGAGACGGGGCCGATGCTGTTCCGGTTTGGTGACATGTTGTCGCTCCTCTTCGACTGGACCACGGTCCAGAGCGGCATGCGGATCAGCGATCCCGACCATCTCCTGTTCGACTATACGCGCATGATGATGGGCTTCCGCCTGTTCCGTCCCGCGCCCCGAAAGATCGAAATGATTGGCCTGGGTGGCGGATCGCTCGCCAAGGCCTGCTATCGCTGCCTGCCCCAGTGCGACATTACCGTTGTCGAGATCGATCCCGCAGTCATCGCCCTGCGCGAGCAGTTCCACATCCCGCCCGACAACGACCGGTTCCGCGTCATCTGCGCCGATGGCCTGGACTATATCCTCAGCGCCCCCGGCGCGCCCGACATCCTCATTCTCGACGGCTTTGACAGCCGGGGCCTTCCCCCCGCGCTGAGCGAGCGGTCCTTCTACGACAGCTGCCGAGATCGCCTCGGCAGAAACGGACTGCTGGTGGCCAATCTGTGCGACAATGCCATGGCCTTTGCCACGCTCGAACGCCGTATCGGGGCCAGCTTCGAGAACCGCACGATCGTCCTTCCGGCCGAAAATGGCGGGAACCGTGTCGTCTTCGCGAGCATCGACCCCGGGTTTCCGCCCGCGCGTCAGACCGTTCGCGGCCATCTGCCCGATACGGATGTCGTCGATTACGATGCCAAGGCTGGCAGGGTCGTCCGAGCCCTTGCGCGCGCTTCGCTCAAGGTGCCCCGGACCGAGCATTGA
- a CDS encoding DUF7146 domain-containing protein, whose protein sequence is MPLTALRPSQELIDLVGALGGTWSGNVAMCRCPAHADSDPSLSIRQGDRGILVTCFAGCAREDVLRELRRVRPGRHFPAPSSTEGRGRGDPQRVWDQGTEIIGTLGETYLRGRHLVPLVQGLRFHPRCPYLPKPRTQFLPALLVPVQEGQRLTAIQRIFLDPDGRYTRKVMLGTPGRGAWQGARPADILGIAEGFETARAFTLLRGIPCWASLGARRLHQLQIPASVTRLFVAGDNDPEGRRAMAQAMECYARPDLDLVEALPPAPFKDWARVLEAEAQAGRR, encoded by the coding sequence ATGCCGCTTACAGCCCTTAGACCGTCCCAGGAACTCATCGATCTCGTCGGCGCCCTCGGGGGCACGTGGAGCGGTAATGTCGCCATGTGCCGATGCCCCGCCCACGCCGACAGCGACCCCAGCCTTTCAATCCGCCAGGGCGACCGCGGTATCCTCGTGACCTGCTTTGCCGGCTGCGCGCGCGAAGACGTGCTGCGTGAGCTTCGGCGCGTGCGACCGGGCCGACATTTCCCTGCGCCCAGCAGCACTGAAGGGCGGGGAAGGGGCGATCCACAGCGCGTCTGGGACCAGGGCACCGAGATCATCGGTACGCTTGGGGAAACCTACCTGCGCGGGCGCCACCTCGTACCGCTCGTCCAGGGCCTGCGGTTCCATCCGCGTTGTCCCTATCTTCCCAAGCCGCGAACGCAGTTTCTTCCCGCCTTGCTGGTGCCGGTCCAGGAAGGTCAGCGCCTGACCGCCATCCAGCGCATCTTCCTGGACCCCGATGGCCGCTATACCCGCAAGGTCATGCTTGGCACGCCGGGGCGCGGGGCGTGGCAAGGCGCGCGTCCTGCGGATATTCTCGGCATTGCAGAGGGTTTCGAGACCGCGCGGGCTTTCACCCTGCTGCGCGGCATTCCGTGCTGGGCCAGCCTGGGTGCCCGCAGGCTTCACCAGCTTCAAATACCCGCTTCAGTGACGCGGCTCTTCGTGGCGGGCGACAACGATCCCGAAGGCCGGCGTGCCATGGCGCAGGCGATGGAATGCTATGCGCGCCCCGATCTTGACCTCGTGGAAGCGCTGCCGCCCGCTCCCTTCAAGGATTGGGCGCGGGTGCTCGAAGCCGAGGCACAAGCCGGCCGGCGCTGA
- a CDS encoding HWE histidine kinase domain-containing protein yields MSNVVPFGAPSSAHRPLEQAGGPFADIDLIHSISVALIGEQDRVELYGKIVDAAITITQSQFGTMQLVVPRGDVSGHAGCLQLLCSRGLPPEAVQFWQIVSPAAHSSCTKALKTGSRAIIPDYEEWDEIAGTEDLEAFRRTGIRSAQTTPLLARDGRLLGMISTHWTEPHEPSARDLRLLDILARQAADLLERTIADEALRERKEELDRTCAALRESEQLQKMLTGELSHRVKNMLATVQAISTQTLRNCSDPAEFVESFSGRIQSMARVHSQLSTTDWKGTQLRAVVEDQMKLGHVDEPRIAASGPDIHLDANAVPKMAMILHELGTNARKYGALSRAGGTVDIRWTVRPEQLALSWTERGGPSVRAPVRRGFGSRLIEATVRGVHGNADMSLEAEGVRWEIQFPLPDDEGSAQEAGKGRAGQGSLAEQAGLAPSREPAWRNLAGKHVLVVEDEPLLALDIVGQLEDAGTIIVGPAADPRAALDLIAHHRIDVALLDANLSGEPVDDIAHALAAQSIPFLFMSGYGRENLPQAFPHIELLSKPFDPRQLLTLADRMLA; encoded by the coding sequence ATGTCCAATGTGGTGCCTTTCGGGGCCCCGTCGTCTGCCCATCGCCCACTCGAGCAGGCGGGCGGACCATTCGCCGACATCGACCTCATACACTCGATCAGCGTCGCGCTGATCGGCGAGCAGGATCGCGTCGAGCTCTATGGCAAGATCGTGGACGCGGCGATCACCATCACCCAGTCGCAGTTCGGTACGATGCAGCTCGTCGTGCCACGCGGCGATGTTTCGGGCCATGCGGGCTGCCTCCAGCTTCTCTGCTCGCGCGGCCTGCCGCCCGAGGCGGTCCAGTTCTGGCAGATCGTCAGCCCCGCGGCTCACAGTAGTTGCACCAAGGCGCTCAAGACCGGCAGCCGCGCAATCATTCCCGATTATGAGGAATGGGACGAAATCGCGGGCACTGAGGACCTCGAGGCGTTCCGCCGCACCGGCATCCGATCCGCGCAGACCACGCCGCTTCTCGCGCGCGACGGACGCCTGCTCGGGATGATCTCGACCCATTGGACCGAGCCGCACGAGCCCTCGGCGCGCGACCTCCGGCTCCTCGACATCCTCGCCCGCCAGGCGGCCGATCTTCTCGAACGGACGATTGCCGACGAAGCGCTGCGCGAACGCAAGGAGGAACTCGACCGGACCTGCGCGGCGCTGCGCGAATCCGAGCAGCTCCAGAAGATGCTGACCGGCGAGCTCAGCCACCGCGTCAAGAACATGCTCGCAACCGTGCAGGCAATCTCGACACAGACCCTGCGCAACTGCAGCGATCCCGCCGAGTTCGTCGAGAGCTTTTCGGGCCGCATCCAGTCGATGGCCCGGGTCCACTCGCAGCTCAGCACCACGGACTGGAAAGGCACGCAGCTGCGCGCGGTCGTCGAAGACCAGATGAAACTCGGCCATGTCGACGAGCCGCGGATTGCCGCGTCAGGCCCCGACATCCATCTCGATGCGAACGCCGTGCCGAAGATGGCGATGATCCTGCACGAGCTCGGCACCAACGCGCGCAAATACGGCGCTCTCTCTCGTGCTGGCGGCACGGTCGACATCCGTTGGACTGTCCGGCCGGAACAGCTCGCGCTCAGCTGGACCGAGCGCGGTGGTCCCAGCGTCCGGGCGCCCGTCCGCCGCGGCTTTGGATCGCGGCTGATCGAAGCCACCGTTCGCGGCGTTCACGGCAATGCCGATATGAGCCTCGAGGCCGAGGGCGTACGCTGGGAGATCCAGTTTCCGCTGCCGGACGACGAGGGCTCAGCACAAGAGGCTGGCAAGGGGCGGGCGGGGCAGGGTTCGCTCGCCGAGCAGGCCGGCCTTGCGCCATCGCGCGAACCGGCATGGCGCAACCTTGCAGGCAAGCACGTGCTTGTCGTGGAGGACGAGCCGCTCCTGGCCCTCGATATCGTCGGCCAGCTCGAGGATGCGGGCACCATCATCGTTGGACCCGCCGCTGATCCGCGCGCGGCGCTCGACCTCATCGCGCACCATCGGATCGACGTTGCCCTGCTCGACGCCAATCTCTCGGGCGAACCGGTCGACGATATCGCGCATGCGCTCGCCGCGCAGTCCATCCCCTTCCTGTTCATGAGCGGCTATGGGCGCGAGAACCTGCCCCAGGCTTTCCCGCATATCGAACTGCTCTCGAAGCCCTTCGACCCGCGGCAGCTTCTCACGCTTGCCGACAGGATGCTTGCCTGA
- a CDS encoding MucR family transcriptional regulator, whose product MAQDLLVTLTVDIVAAHVSNNAVPAADLPALIEGVYGALNQAVVPAPEPQPEELRPAVSIRHSVKPDYLVCLEDGKKMKMLKRHLATHYGLSPDAYRAKWGLPKDYPMVAPSYRERRSTLAKANGLGRKPGEPAPAAKAGGKGRRKLGIAAAKPAPDRP is encoded by the coding sequence TTGGCTCAAGATCTTCTTGTCACACTCACCGTCGATATCGTCGCGGCACATGTCTCGAACAATGCCGTGCCGGCGGCCGACCTGCCGGCGCTGATCGAGGGCGTCTATGGCGCGTTGAACCAGGCGGTGGTGCCGGCCCCAGAGCCCCAACCGGAAGAGCTTCGTCCGGCAGTGTCGATCCGCCATTCGGTCAAGCCGGACTATCTGGTGTGCCTGGAAGACGGCAAGAAGATGAAGATGCTCAAGCGCCACCTGGCGACCCATTACGGCCTGTCGCCCGATGCCTATCGCGCGAAATGGGGCCTGCCCAAGGACTATCCCATGGTGGCGCCGAGCTACAGGGAGCGCCGCAGCACACTTGCCAAGGCAAATGGCCTTGGCCGCAAGCCCGGCGAACCGGCACCGGCCGCGAAGGCAGGTGGCAAGGGCCGTCGGAAGCTTGGCATAGCGGCCGCCAAGCCCGCCCCGGACCGTCCCTAA
- a CDS encoding DUF4238 domain-containing protein — protein sequence MTMQSKTQNPPWRHHFIPQFLLEEWKTGGELLRYYRDWRGDVQCEPKSPKGVCFGRDLYKTEGFPPEHAQQMETIFMQWIDNAAANVHARLLRGEVDALSDQECTEWARFVMSLIFRTPLDIRGLREAVAIQAERARPLMEADGEGEELPPVAVQDLQMKILRYAIDDPERGSTLINMHWRVVKTSNPRELWISDWPLDVPSNAAWLGGPSSYIGLPIAPNVWFVAAGTKSFADRLVARPQRELILTQNRATVGHAQNFVGAKTPKAAKFIKANFGGLPRFSVTQSMAEKYRTAGQAGQEPA from the coding sequence ATGACGATGCAATCGAAGACACAGAATCCGCCATGGCGCCACCACTTTATCCCTCAGTTTTTGTTGGAGGAATGGAAAACGGGTGGCGAGTTGCTTCGCTATTACCGAGATTGGCGCGGCGACGTTCAGTGCGAACCAAAGTCACCAAAAGGCGTCTGCTTCGGCCGTGATCTCTACAAAACTGAGGGGTTTCCTCCCGAGCATGCGCAGCAAATGGAAACGATCTTCATGCAGTGGATCGATAACGCTGCAGCCAATGTCCACGCGCGCCTGCTTCGGGGTGAAGTCGATGCTCTGAGCGACCAAGAATGCACCGAGTGGGCACGGTTTGTCATGTCGCTGATCTTCCGGACGCCACTGGACATACGTGGCTTACGCGAGGCCGTGGCGATCCAGGCTGAGCGAGCTCGCCCACTCATGGAAGCCGATGGCGAAGGCGAGGAGCTTCCACCGGTTGCCGTTCAAGACCTGCAGATGAAAATACTGAGGTACGCAATCGACGATCCTGAACGTGGCTCGACACTCATCAACATGCATTGGCGCGTAGTAAAGACCTCCAATCCGAGAGAACTCTGGATTTCGGATTGGCCTCTCGATGTGCCAAGCAACGCAGCTTGGCTTGGCGGTCCATCATCTTACATCGGGCTACCGATTGCTCCAAATGTTTGGTTTGTAGCTGCTGGCACGAAGTCATTCGCCGATCGGCTTGTGGCGCGGCCACAGCGGGAACTCATTCTCACACAGAACCGGGCTACCGTCGGCCATGCTCAGAACTTCGTGGGAGCGAAGACGCCAAAGGCTGCAAAATTCATCAAAGCGAATTTCGGAGGTCTGCCACGCTTCTCGGTCACGCAGAGCATGGCAGAAAAATATCGGACAGCAGGCCAGGCCGGCCAAGAACCAGCCTGA
- a CDS encoding virulence factor: protein MLVIAAGAGYCHFLGYPAGPIYSRVPASASSARQDGTVTLFFSGDLGFNTGMGPRIARHIAAVGIPVLGVNSLSAFARRRSPQETRALVRQAIGRALAEPGARRLVVIGQSFGADVLLTGLADLPPADRQRIVLAALIVPQDTLSFRATPGGVFNVGNDGPALPTAQRFDWAPALCIQGESEPESLCPVWSASARNVTRIALPGGHFLNDDVGKVSAVILQAIDGH, encoded by the coding sequence TTGCTCGTCATCGCCGCGGGCGCGGGATATTGCCATTTTCTGGGCTATCCGGCGGGGCCGATTTACAGCCGGGTGCCGGCGAGCGCCTCGTCCGCAAGGCAAGACGGCACGGTCACCCTGTTTTTTTCCGGTGACCTGGGGTTCAACACCGGCATGGGGCCCAGGATCGCGAGGCACATCGCCGCGGTCGGGATCCCGGTCCTGGGCGTCAACTCGCTCAGCGCCTTTGCCCGTCGCCGCTCGCCGCAGGAGACGCGGGCGCTCGTGCGCCAGGCGATCGGCCGCGCCCTCGCGGAGCCGGGCGCGCGCCGCCTTGTGGTGATCGGCCAGTCCTTCGGCGCCGATGTTCTCCTGACGGGCCTCGCCGACCTGCCCCCCGCCGATCGACAGCGGATCGTGCTTGCGGCCCTCATCGTTCCGCAGGACACGCTGTCGTTCCGGGCGACGCCGGGCGGCGTCTTCAACGTCGGCAATGATGGCCCGGCTCTCCCCACCGCCCAGCGCTTCGATTGGGCGCCCGCGCTCTGTATCCAAGGCGAGAGCGAGCCGGAAAGCCTATGCCCCGTGTGGAGCGCGAGCGCGCGCAACGTGACACGGATCGCGCTGCCCGGCGGCCACTTCCTGAATGACGATGTCGGCAAGGTGTCGGCCGTAATCCTGCAGGCAATCGACGGGCATTGA
- the mprF gene encoding bifunctional lysylphosphatidylglycerol flippase/synthetase MprF, whose amino-acid sequence MDRLKSIVPVAVVLLLAAMGFFALSHLLREVHMHDIRAAWAQVGVLHLLAAAGLTAISYLALTLYDVLALRAIDRPLPYRVAALASFTSYTLSHNLGLALFTGGSARYRIYSAHGLGAGDVGRVVAIAGLTFWGGVFTLAGAMLALFPGGPGFAGFAPSPWVWRASGLALLALIIGALAWSGPAGRTVRIWKWDLRIPGYRTAFAQLGVATVDLMAASAALLVLVPGASLADWPVFFIGYILAIIAVLVTHVPGGLGVFEAVIVAALPATPRPELVAALLGYRLVYYILPLLIAGVIIAVQEGARWRRPMAATLHGAQTIASGIAPTLVAALVFLGGMVLLVSGALPAEHDRMAALAAILPLPLVEISHLAGSVVGAALLLVSAGLYRRLDGAAWLTGLLLLIGALVSLAKGLDYEEAILMLLLAGVLRWTRGAFYRQTRLTQEVLTPSWLASVALMIGLPIWVGFFAYKRVPYSTDLFWRFSEHGDASRFLRASLGVGLALAALAVWRLLRPAPVAGPGLASLEPPQGEAMALTHRTDANLAYTGDKRFLCSPSGRAFVMYQVRGASWIVMGDPVGDPAEWSELLWQLREGADAAQGRLLLYQISLQALPMAIDLGLQIVKYGEEARVDLTTFTLDTPAAKPLRYAVRRAEKEGARFAIIARDELAAHLPRLQEISESWLREKGHREKGFSVGRFDPAYLARFDCAVVLREEKIVAFANVWATQDRTELSIDLMRHDADMPYGTMDYLFVRLMQWGHGQGYRWFTLGLAPLSGLEARRLAPLWARLGALLYHHGQALYGFEGLRSYKEKFSPVWEPRFIAGPQGPALARALFDLQALIGGK is encoded by the coding sequence ATGGACCGGCTCAAGAGCATCGTCCCGGTGGCGGTGGTTCTCCTGCTTGCCGCGATGGGTTTCTTCGCGCTGTCGCACCTCCTGCGCGAAGTGCACATGCACGACATCCGGGCAGCCTGGGCGCAAGTGGGCGTCCTTCATCTGCTCGCGGCGGCGGGGCTCACCGCGATCAGCTATCTGGCGTTGACGCTCTACGACGTGCTGGCGCTGCGCGCGATCGATCGTCCCCTGCCCTATCGCGTCGCCGCGCTGGCCTCGTTCACAAGCTATACGCTCAGCCATAATCTGGGCCTCGCGCTCTTCACCGGCGGCTCGGCCCGCTACCGGATCTACAGCGCGCACGGCCTGGGCGCGGGCGATGTGGGCCGGGTGGTCGCGATCGCCGGGCTGACCTTCTGGGGCGGCGTCTTCACCCTTGCCGGGGCGATGCTGGCGCTCTTTCCCGGCGGGCCCGGCTTTGCCGGCTTCGCGCCCTCGCCCTGGGTTTGGCGGGCAAGTGGCCTCGCGCTCCTTGCCCTCATCATCGGTGCGCTTGCCTGGTCAGGACCCGCGGGCCGGACTGTCCGGATCTGGAAATGGGATTTGCGGATCCCGGGCTACCGGACGGCGTTCGCCCAGCTTGGCGTCGCCACGGTCGATCTCATGGCCGCGAGCGCGGCCCTGTTGGTGCTGGTCCCGGGCGCCAGTCTTGCCGACTGGCCGGTCTTCTTCATCGGCTACATATTGGCGATCATCGCGGTGCTCGTAACCCATGTGCCGGGCGGCCTCGGCGTTTTCGAAGCGGTCATCGTCGCAGCCCTGCCGGCAACGCCGCGCCCGGAGCTTGTCGCCGCGCTGCTCGGCTACCGGCTGGTCTACTATATCCTGCCCCTGCTGATCGCAGGCGTCATCATCGCAGTACAGGAAGGAGCGCGCTGGCGGCGGCCGATGGCCGCGACGTTGCACGGCGCCCAGACGATCGCCTCGGGCATAGCGCCGACGCTGGTCGCGGCCCTCGTGTTCCTGGGCGGCATGGTCCTGCTGGTCTCGGGCGCGCTGCCCGCCGAGCATGACCGCATGGCGGCGCTCGCTGCGATCCTGCCCCTGCCGCTGGTGGAAATATCGCATCTCGCCGGCAGCGTAGTCGGCGCCGCGCTGCTGCTGGTGTCGGCGGGCCTCTATAGGCGCCTCGATGGGGCGGCCTGGCTGACAGGCCTGCTGCTGCTCATCGGCGCGCTGGTCTCGCTCGCTAAGGGCCTAGACTATGAGGAGGCAATCCTCATGCTGCTGCTCGCGGGCGTCCTGCGCTGGACGCGGGGCGCCTTCTACCGCCAGACACGGCTGACGCAGGAAGTGCTGACGCCGAGCTGGCTGGCAAGCGTGGCGCTCATGATCGGCCTGCCGATCTGGGTCGGCTTCTTCGCCTATAAGCGCGTGCCCTACAGCACCGATCTCTTCTGGCGCTTTTCGGAGCATGGCGACGCCTCGCGCTTCCTGCGCGCCAGCCTCGGCGTAGGCCTCGCGCTGGCCGCCCTCGCGGTGTGGCGGCTGCTGCGCCCGGCCCCCGTGGCGGGCCCGGGGCTCGCCAGCCTCGAGCCGCCGCAGGGCGAAGCGATGGCGCTGACGCACCGCACCGACGCCAATCTCGCCTATACGGGCGACAAGCGCTTCCTGTGCTCGCCCTCGGGCCGCGCCTTCGTCATGTACCAGGTGCGCGGGGCAAGCTGGATCGTGATGGGCGATCCGGTCGGCGATCCTGCCGAATGGAGCGAACTCCTCTGGCAGCTGCGCGAAGGGGCGGACGCCGCGCAGGGCCGGCTGCTGCTCTACCAGATCAGCCTGCAGGCCTTGCCCATGGCGATCGACCTGGGCTTGCAGATCGTCAAATATGGCGAAGAAGCGCGGGTCGATCTTACCACCTTCACGCTCGACACGCCGGCGGCCAAGCCGCTGCGCTATGCGGTGCGCCGCGCGGAGAAGGAAGGCGCGCGCTTCGCGATCATCGCGCGAGACGAGCTTGCCGCGCATCTGCCCCGGCTGCAGGAGATTTCCGAAAGCTGGCTGCGCGAGAAGGGCCACCGGGAAAAGGGCTTCAGCGTGGGCCGCTTCGACCCCGCCTATCTCGCCCGCTTCGACTGCGCGGTCGTCCTGCGCGAGGAGAAGATTGTCGCCTTCGCCAATGTCTGGGCGACGCAGGATCGCACCGAGCTGTCGATCGACCTGATGCGCCACGATGCCGACATGCCCTATGGCACGATGGACTATCTGTTCGTGCGGCTGATGCAATGGGGCCATGGGCAGGGCTATCGCTGGTTCACCCTCGGCCTCGCCCCCTTGTCCGGCCTGGAGGCGCGCCGCCTGGCGCCGCTCTGGGCGCGGCTCGGCGCGCTTCTCTACCATCACGGCCAGGCGCTCTACGGCTTCGAGGGCCTACGCAGCTACAAAGAGAAATTCTCGCCGGTTTGGGAGCCGCGCTTCATCGCGGGGCCGCAAGGCCCGGCGCTCGCCAGGGCGCTGTTCGACCTCCAGGCGCTGATCGGCGGCAAATGA
- a CDS encoding site-specific integrase: MTKGNLFPALLRAFFQEWLAEQRSASVHTIRSYRDTWRLLLRFIAERKGGGVARIMLADVSVGEVRAFLHHTEHGRRGTIGTRNCRLAAIRSFFSFVADKDPEYIAQCAEVLTVPLKREPTVAPCYLEPEEVEAILAQPDRSTIEGMRDHVLLSFLYNSGARIQEALDLCPEAIRFDAPNFVRLYGKGRKERICPLWPETVTLLRKLLERHPRAPDQRIFVNRYGEPLGASGVRFKLASYVGKASETVPSLRSKNVTPHSFRHATAVHLVAAGVDITVIRSWLGHVSLDTTNHYAQANLETKRKALEQVGAPAASNVPPSWKREASLMEWLDAL, encoded by the coding sequence ATGACGAAGGGCAATCTCTTCCCCGCATTGTTGCGGGCGTTCTTTCAGGAATGGTTGGCTGAGCAACGCAGTGCATCTGTCCATACGATCCGGTCTTACCGCGACACCTGGCGGTTGTTGCTTCGGTTCATCGCGGAGCGAAAGGGCGGCGGGGTCGCGCGGATCATGCTGGCCGACGTCTCGGTCGGAGAGGTTCGCGCGTTCCTCCACCACACCGAGCATGGGCGCAGGGGCACGATCGGTACACGCAACTGCCGGCTCGCCGCGATCCGCAGCTTCTTCAGCTTCGTGGCTGACAAGGATCCCGAATACATCGCGCAATGCGCCGAGGTCCTGACCGTCCCGCTCAAGCGGGAGCCTACCGTTGCACCCTGCTATCTCGAGCCGGAGGAGGTCGAAGCGATCCTTGCTCAGCCCGACCGGTCGACAATCGAGGGAATGCGCGACCACGTGCTACTCTCGTTCCTATATAACAGCGGCGCGCGCATCCAGGAGGCCCTCGACCTCTGTCCCGAGGCGATCCGGTTCGACGCACCGAACTTCGTGCGTCTTTACGGCAAGGGTCGCAAGGAACGTATCTGTCCACTCTGGCCGGAAACCGTGACGTTGCTCAGGAAGTTGTTGGAACGTCACCCGCGCGCGCCAGATCAGCGGATCTTCGTCAATCGATATGGTGAGCCGCTGGGCGCCTCGGGAGTGCGGTTCAAACTCGCCTCCTATGTAGGAAAGGCGTCAGAAACCGTGCCGTCGCTTCGGTCCAAAAATGTGACGCCGCACAGCTTCCGGCACGCGACTGCCGTTCACCTTGTCGCTGCCGGGGTCGACATCACCGTCATCCGCAGTTGGCTGGGACACGTCAGCCTCGATACGACCAACCACTACGCACAGGCCAATCTGGAGACCAAACGAAAGGCGCTCGAGCAGGTAGGGGCGCCGGCGGCGAGCAACGTGCCACCTTCGTGGAAACGAGAAGCCAGCCTGATGGAGTGGCTCGATGCCTTGTGA